In Salmo salar chromosome ssa03, Ssal_v3.1, whole genome shotgun sequence, a single genomic region encodes these proteins:
- the LOC106601688 gene encoding protein phosphatase 1 regulatory subunit 29, with amino-acid sequence MLSRLHTHSSSPSTPTLLILPSLLLFLHLPGLVWGDCWLIEGDKGYVWLAICSQNQPPYETIPQHINNTVHDLRLNENKLKMIPYTSMYRFTNLTDLNLTKNEISYIEDGAFAQQANLQVLQLGYNKLTNLTEAMMRGLGRLQCLFLQHNLIEVIGNNALDECLSLNSIDLSSNKLARLDPSTFTILNRLMVCELAGNPFHCGCDLYNFLTWLEAFNNVTHTYDRLQCETPREMFGYPLLSPIASGHAGHNARTILSSVCRDGVFIPGMTSLPPDSDSSGMGLDMFDRVGPYHQPTTSSSSTEHSFSPSIKLHHVSLFTASIMVQIPRPYSKMYILVQYNNTFVSDVMNLKLKKEMITLNKLKPHTNYTFCVASIRTSQRYNHTCLQFSTRAQNPDDMPPTPSTTTHYIMTIVGCLFGMLCILGLVYYCLRKKRRHEEKQKSICVKKTILEMRYGPEVAAAVGNDPSAVQKLQEQAQGQGHHQYQHHTHGGKLPMSSSSSGMLHSANTSSSRLSSIPQDKMPTAFSEAMLTSKGNYMDVRTEGVMRDGGMGGGQGGMRDEDLREEDGTDVGEDSDDNGRGSASEISTIAMEVDKVNQIINNCIDALKLDSVMAASSTASSATTTTSYPTSPPPTCTSSLTRGLIPLSPGVTETCPGLPSPTTKIPPPPPLPFSVSLSERPGISGGGFVSPPYRPPPPASAVRPVVRQMSADAAVVISAVKKQCSTSSCNSMGRDRERGTGGGGRVYSLDVHEPRSPDPCQQYPGERGSPAGCGEPLERLPLVGSGGGGGGGGGCGSGGGGGVDGITNQHHQHHQQQGQGQEQQEDYHCSEHRHSVPALYYEGSHQGSPHQRASFLKPLTRSRRDAASYSQLSPSRHQNYSGYSSSPEYSSESSLRIWERFRPYRKGQRDESCYVTAGNALRKKVQFAKGEDLHDILDYWKGVSAQQKL; translated from the exons ATGCTCAGCAGGCTTCacactcactcctcctctccatctacccccaccctcctcatccttccctctctcctcctcttcctccaccttccGGGCCTGGTCTGGGGGGACTGCTGGCTGATCGAGGGGGACAAGGGCTACGTGTGGCTAGCCATCTGCAGCCAGAACCAGCCTCCATATGAGACCATCCCCCAGCACATCAATAACACCGTCCACGACCTGAGGCTCAATGAGAACAAGCTCAAAATGATCCCCTACACATCCATGTACCGCTTCACCAACCTCACGGACCTCAACCTCACCAAGAACGAGATCTCCTACATCGAGGACGGGGCCTTCGCTCAACAGGCCAACCTACAG GTCCTCCAGCTGGGCTACAACAAACTGACCAACCTGACAGAAGCCATGATGAGGGGCCTGGGCCGGCTGCAGTGCCTCTTCCTCCAGCACAACCTCATTGAG GTCATTGGCAACAATGCATTGGATGAGTGCCTCAGTCTCAACAGCATTGACCTGTCGTCCAATAAGCTGGCCCGCCTCGACCCCTCCACCTTTACCATTTTGAACCGCCTCATGGTGTGTGAGCTGGCTGGGAACCCCTTCCATTGTGGTTGTGACTTGTACAACTTCCTCACCTGGCTGGAGGCCTTCAATAACGTCACACACACCTACGACCGGCTTCAGTGCGAGACCCCCAGGGAGATGTTTGGCTACCCACTCCTGAGTCCCATCGCGTCCGGCCACGCCGGACACAACGCTCGGACCATTCTATCCTCTGTATGCCGGGACGGGGTCTTCATCCCCGGGATGACGTCTCTCCCGCCAGACTCAGATTCCTCCGGAATGGGCCTGGACATGTTTGACCGTGTGGGTCCGTACCACCAACCCACCACCTCGTCTTCCTCCACGGAGCACAGCTTCAGCCCCAGCATCAAGCTCCACCACGTGTCCCTCTTCACGGCCTCTATCATGGTCCAGATCCCCAGACCTTACAGCAAGATGTACATCCTGGTGCAGTACAACAACACCTTTGTCTCTGACGTCATGAACCTGAAGCTCAAGAAGGAGATGATCACGCTGAACAAGCTCAAGCCACACACCAACTACACCTTCTGCGTGGCCTCCATCCGGACCTCCCAGCGGTACAACCACACCTGTCTCCAGTTCTCCACCCGAGCCCAGAACCCCGACGACATGCCACCAACACCTTCCACCACCACCCACTACATAATGACCATCGTGGGCTGCCTCTTCGGGATGCTCTGCATCCTGGGCCTCGTCTACTATTgtctgaggaagaagaggaggcatGAGGAGAAGCAAAAGTCCATCTGTGTGAAGAAGACGATTCTAGAAATGAGGTATGGCCCGGAGGTGGCGGCAGCCGTGGGGAACGACCCGTCTGCGGTGCAGAAGCTCCAGGAGCAGGCCCAGGGTCAGGGCCACCACCAGTACCAGCACCATACGCACGGGGGAAAGCTACCaatgtcttcctcctcctcgggAATGCTTCACTCCGCCAACACTTCTTCCTCCagactctcctccatccctcaggACAAGATGCCCACCGCCTTCTCGGAGGCCATGCTGACCAGCAAAGGCAACTACATGGACGTGAGGACGGAGGGGgtgatgagagatggagggatgggaggaggacaaggagggatgagggatgaggaTCTAAGAGAAGAGGATGGGACGGACGTGGGGGAGGATTCGGACGACAACGGGCGAGGCTCGGCCTCGGAGATCTCCACCATCGCCATGGAGGTGGATAAGGTCAACCAGATCATCAATAACTGCATCGACGCCCTGAAGCTGGACTCTGTCATGGCCGCCTCCTCCACTGCCTCttccgccaccaccaccacctcctaccCCACCTCCCCACCACCCACCTGCACCTCCTCCTTGACCCGTGGCCTCATCCCCCTTTCCCCCGGCGTCACTGAGACCTGCCCGGGCCTGCCCTCCCCTACCACCAAGATCCCCCCTCCACCGCCGCTCcccttctccgtctctctctcggaGCGTCCGGGGATCAGCGGCGGGGGGTTTGTGTCGCCGCCCTACCGGCCCCCTCCCCCTGCGTCCGCTGTGCGCCCCGTCGTGAGGCAGATGAGTGCTGACGCTGCGGTGGTGATCAGTGCCGTGAAGAAGCAGTGCAGCACCTCGTCCTGCAACTCCATGGGACGTGACCGAGAACGAGGGACCGGAGGAGGAGGCCGGGTCTACAGCCTGGACGTCCACGAGCCCCGCAGCCCGGACCCCTGCCAGCAGTACCCAGGAGAGAGAGGCAGCCCCGCGGGGTGTGGAGAGCCCCTGGAGCGGCTGCCTCTGGTGGGGAGCGgcgggggaggaggtgggggtggtgggtgtggtagtggaggtggtggtggtgttgatggtattacCAACCAGCATCAccagcaccaccagcagcaggGGCAGGGACAGGAACAGCAGGAGGACTACCACTGCTCAGAGCACCGCCACTCCGTCCCGGCTCTGTACTACGAGGGCTCCCACCAGGGTTCGCCGCACCAGAGGGCCTCCTTCCTCAAGCCCCTGACCCGCTCCCGCCGTGACGCCGCCTCCTACTCGCAGCTCTCGCCCTCCCGCCACCAAAACTACTCTGGGTACTCCTCCAGCCCTGAGTATTCCTCGGAGAGCTCTCTGAGGATCTGGGAGAGGTTCCGGCCCTACAGGAAGGGCCAGAGGGATGAGTCATGCTACGTCACGGCCGGGAACGCCTTAAGGAAGAAGGTGCAATTTGCCAAAGGGGAGGACCTCCACGACATCCTCGACTACTGGAAGGGCGTGTCAGCCCAGCAGAAGCTGTGA